Proteins encoded by one window of Pseudonocardia sp. HH130629-09:
- a CDS encoding adenosylmethionine--8-amino-7-oxononanoate transaminase: MTTAGPGRVPDPTLSGSASDTAALLATDRDHVWHPYAPMPATRAPIVVESAQGVRLTLPDGRELVDGMSSWWSAIHGYRHPRLDAAVRDQLGRMSHVMFGGLTHGPAVDLARLLVDVGPEGLEHVFLADSGSVSVEVAIKMCLQYWRSRGRPGKHRLMTWRRGYHGDTFGAMSVCDPDGGMHSLWSDVLPQQVFADAPPEDFTHDYVAHLAGLVETHADELAAVVVEPVVQGAGGMRFHDPRYLHVLRELCHAHDVLLVFDEIATGFGRTGELFAADHASVAPDVMCVGKALTGGYLTMAATLCSTRVARGITDGEAGVRMHGPTFMGNPLAAAVAHASVSLLLERDWRREVTDIAAGLRAGLAPVRSLPGVREVRVLGAIGVVELDEEVDVAAATAAAVLAGVWLRPFRNLVYAMPPFVSTRDDIALITAGMRAAALAGQRDHHGDGHRDQH, translated from the coding sequence ATGACCACCGCAGGCCCCGGGCGTGTCCCGGACCCGACCCTCTCCGGATCCGCGTCCGACACGGCGGCGCTGCTCGCCACCGACCGGGACCACGTCTGGCACCCCTACGCGCCGATGCCGGCCACCCGGGCGCCGATCGTCGTGGAGTCGGCGCAGGGAGTGCGGCTGACGCTGCCCGACGGCCGTGAGCTCGTCGACGGGATGTCGTCGTGGTGGTCGGCGATCCACGGCTACCGCCACCCGCGGCTCGACGCGGCGGTGCGCGACCAGCTCGGCCGGATGAGCCACGTGATGTTCGGCGGCCTGACCCACGGCCCGGCGGTCGACCTGGCCCGGCTGCTCGTGGACGTCGGCCCGGAGGGGCTGGAGCACGTGTTCCTCGCCGATTCCGGCTCGGTGTCGGTCGAGGTCGCCATCAAGATGTGCCTGCAGTACTGGCGGTCCCGCGGCCGCCCCGGCAAACACCGGCTGATGACCTGGCGGCGCGGCTACCACGGCGACACCTTCGGCGCGATGAGCGTCTGCGACCCCGACGGCGGCATGCACTCGCTCTGGTCCGACGTGCTCCCGCAGCAGGTGTTCGCCGACGCCCCGCCGGAGGACTTCACCCACGACTACGTCGCCCACCTCGCCGGGCTCGTCGAGACCCACGCCGACGAGCTGGCCGCGGTCGTCGTCGAGCCGGTGGTGCAGGGAGCCGGGGGGATGCGCTTCCACGACCCCCGCTACCTGCACGTGCTGCGCGAGCTGTGCCACGCCCACGACGTGCTGCTCGTGTTCGACGAGATCGCCACCGGCTTCGGCCGCACCGGCGAGCTGTTCGCCGCCGACCACGCGTCCGTCGCCCCGGACGTCATGTGCGTCGGCAAGGCGCTCACCGGCGGCTACCTGACGATGGCGGCGACCCTGTGCAGCACCCGGGTCGCGCGCGGCATCACCGACGGCGAGGCCGGCGTGCGCATGCACGGACCGACGTTCATGGGCAACCCGCTCGCCGCCGCCGTCGCCCACGCCTCGGTGTCGCTGCTGCTCGAACGGGACTGGCGGCGCGAGGTGACCGACATCGCCGCCGGACTGCGCGCCGGGCTGGCCCCCGTCCGGTCGCTGCCGGGGGTGCGGGAGGTCCGGGTCCTGGGCGCGATCGGCGTCGTCGAGCTGGACGAGGAGGTCGACGTCGCGGCCGCGACCGCCGCCGCGGTGCTCGCCGGGGTCTGGCTGCGGCCCTTCCGGAACCTCGTCTACGCGATGCCGCCGTTCGTCAGCACCCGCGACGACATCGCGCTGATCACCGCCGGGATGCGGGCCGCGGCGCTTGCGGGGCAGCGGGATCACCACGGCGACGGGCACCGCGACCAGCACTGA
- a CDS encoding PaaX family transcriptional regulator C-terminal domain-containing protein — MATPDSVYEPEGPDGSALRRRELGQTSARSLLLTVLGEFVLPADEPVWTRALLDVLGALGVEAKSARQALARTAGEGLLTSDRDGRRVRWSLTPAGSELLSDGAARIYGFGRPTTGWDGRWLVLLASVPESRRRLRHRLRTRLAWAGLGSPTPGVWVSPDPGKEARVAAVLDELDLAGSGYSFVGHYGGIGRADDIVAQAWDLDVVERAYSEFLDEFGPHLGPGASGRSEPGPAASGRSEPGPAAGGRSTVEPAASGHARAGAAAAGHTAASTSADGCDVLARQVRLVHAWRRFPFLDPELPAELLPEQWAGSRAAELFTTLHERWDAPARAAWADLAHRA; from the coding sequence ATGGCCACGCCCGACTCCGTGTACGAGCCGGAGGGGCCCGACGGGTCGGCCCTGCGCCGGCGCGAGCTCGGGCAGACCTCCGCCCGATCGTTGCTGCTCACCGTGCTGGGCGAGTTCGTCCTCCCGGCCGACGAGCCGGTCTGGACCCGGGCCCTGCTCGACGTGCTGGGCGCGCTCGGGGTGGAGGCCAAGTCGGCCCGTCAGGCACTGGCCCGCACCGCGGGCGAGGGTCTGCTCACCTCCGACCGCGACGGCCGCCGGGTCCGCTGGTCGCTCACCCCCGCCGGGTCGGAGCTGCTGTCCGACGGCGCCGCCCGCATCTACGGCTTCGGCCGCCCGACGACCGGCTGGGACGGTCGCTGGCTGGTGCTGCTCGCCTCGGTCCCGGAGTCGCGGCGACGCCTGCGGCACCGGCTGCGCACCCGGCTCGCCTGGGCTGGGCTGGGCTCCCCCACCCCCGGGGTGTGGGTCAGCCCCGACCCGGGCAAGGAGGCCCGGGTCGCGGCGGTGCTCGACGAGCTCGACCTCGCCGGGTCCGGCTACTCCTTCGTCGGGCACTACGGCGGCATCGGCCGCGCCGACGACATCGTCGCCCAGGCCTGGGACCTCGACGTCGTGGAGCGGGCCTACTCCGAGTTCCTCGACGAGTTCGGCCCGCACCTCGGGCCCGGCGCTTCCGGCCGCTCCGAGCCCGGGCCCGCCGCATCCGGCCGCTCCGAGCCGGGGCCCGCCGCAGGCGGTCGCTCCACGGTCGAGCCCGCCGCATCCGGCCACGCCCGCGCCGGCGCGGCCGCGGCCGGCCACACCGCCGCCTCCACCTCCGCCGACGGCTGCGACGTCCTCGCCCGCCAGGTCCGGCTGGTCCACGCCTGGCGGCGGTTCCCGTTCCTGGACCCCGAGCTGCCCGCCGAGCTACTGCCCGAGCAATGGGCCGGGTCCCGCGCCGCGGAGCTGTTCACCACGCTGCACGAGCGCTGGGACGCCCCCGCCCGCGCCGCCTGGGCCGACCTGGCCCACCGGGCCTGA
- a CDS encoding zinc-dependent alcohol dehydrogenase family protein yields the protein MKATLIHGKHDIRISSDVPDPVVRDDTDAIVRVLRSCICGSDLWPYNSAEDSTEGHRIGHEFLGVVEEVGSGVRNRTKGQLVVAPFVWADNTCDFCAAGLQTSCRHGGGWGSDGTDGGQGEAVRVPFADGTLVPMPGEPDDALLASMLTLSDVFPTGHHAAVSARVQRGDTVAVVGDGAVGLCAVLAAKRLGAERIILLGRHTARTDLGREFGATDVVPERGDEAIDKVRELTGGDGVDAALECVGYVEAVRTAVEVTKDGKLVGRVGVSQYSDIPLGVGSFMRNVGVHGGVAPARAYIEELLPDVLEGTVRPGKVFDRTVGLDEVADGYRAMNDREALKVLIKP from the coding sequence ATGAAGGCGACTCTGATCCACGGCAAGCACGACATCCGGATCTCGTCCGACGTACCGGACCCGGTCGTCCGTGACGACACCGATGCGATCGTGCGAGTGCTGCGCTCCTGCATCTGCGGCAGCGACCTGTGGCCGTACAACTCGGCGGAGGACTCCACCGAGGGCCACCGCATCGGCCACGAGTTCCTCGGTGTGGTCGAGGAGGTCGGGTCCGGCGTCCGGAACCGCACGAAGGGCCAGCTCGTCGTCGCGCCGTTCGTGTGGGCCGACAACACCTGTGACTTCTGCGCCGCGGGCCTGCAGACCTCCTGCCGGCACGGAGGCGGCTGGGGCTCCGACGGCACCGACGGCGGCCAGGGCGAGGCCGTCCGTGTGCCGTTCGCCGACGGCACCCTGGTCCCGATGCCGGGCGAGCCGGACGACGCGCTGCTCGCCTCGATGCTGACCCTGTCCGACGTGTTCCCCACCGGCCACCACGCCGCCGTCTCGGCGCGGGTGCAGCGCGGGGACACCGTGGCCGTCGTCGGCGACGGCGCGGTCGGGCTCTGCGCGGTGCTCGCGGCGAAGCGGCTCGGTGCCGAGCGCATCATCCTGCTCGGCCGGCACACCGCCCGGACCGACCTGGGACGCGAGTTCGGCGCCACCGACGTCGTCCCTGAGCGCGGCGACGAGGCGATCGACAAGGTCCGTGAGCTCACCGGCGGCGACGGCGTCGACGCCGCGCTGGAGTGCGTCGGCTACGTCGAGGCCGTCCGCACCGCCGTCGAGGTCACCAAGGACGGCAAGCTCGTCGGCCGGGTCGGCGTCTCCCAGTACTCCGACATCCCGCTGGGCGTCGGCTCGTTCATGCGCAACGTCGGCGTGCACGGCGGCGTCGCACCGGCGCGGGCCTACATCGAGGAGCTGCTGCCCGACGTGCTGGAGGGCACGGTCCGGCCGGGCAAGGTCTTCGACCGCACGGTCGGCCTCGACGAGGTCGCCGACGGCTACCGCGCCATGAACGACCGCGAGGCCCTCAAGGTCCTGATCAAGCCCTGA
- the bioD gene encoding dethiobiotin synthase, with protein sequence MTGRHLVVTGTGTEVGKTVVTAALAAVAVAAGERVAVLKPAQTGVGPDEPGDAAVVARLVPQAHTAELARYPEPLAPGTAGRRAGLAPVTPAVAADAARELARTHDLVLVEGAGGLLVHLDDDGGTVADVARLLDAPVVVVAAAGLGTLNHTALTVEALRARDLVCAGVVVGAWPDTPDLAARCNLDDLPATSGVPLLGALPAGLGGAAPEWFRDVACRTFGPRPVGRWQDA encoded by the coding sequence ATGACCGGCCGCCACCTGGTCGTCACCGGGACCGGCACCGAGGTCGGCAAAACCGTCGTCACCGCCGCGCTGGCCGCGGTCGCGGTCGCGGCGGGGGAGCGGGTGGCGGTGCTCAAGCCCGCCCAGACCGGGGTCGGACCGGACGAGCCGGGGGACGCCGCTGTCGTCGCGCGGCTGGTGCCGCAGGCGCACACCGCGGAGCTCGCCCGCTATCCCGAGCCGCTCGCACCCGGGACCGCCGGACGGCGGGCCGGGCTCGCCCCGGTCACCCCCGCCGTGGCCGCCGACGCCGCCCGCGAGCTGGCCCGCACCCACGACCTGGTGCTCGTCGAGGGCGCGGGCGGGCTGCTCGTGCACCTCGACGACGACGGCGGCACCGTCGCCGACGTCGCCCGCCTGCTCGACGCGCCGGTGGTCGTCGTCGCCGCGGCCGGGCTCGGCACGCTCAACCACACCGCGCTGACCGTCGAGGCACTGCGGGCGCGTGACCTGGTCTGCGCCGGGGTCGTCGTCGGGGCCTGGCCGGACACGCCCGACCTCGCCGCCCGGTGCAACCTCGACGACCTGCCCGCGACCAGCGGGGTGCCGCTGCTCGGAGCGCTCCCGGCCGGGCTCGGCGGTGCCGCTCCCGAGTGGTTCCGCGACGTTGCGTGCCGCACATTCGGACCGCGCCCGGTCGGCCGCTGGCAGGATGCCTGA
- a CDS encoding 8-amino-7-oxononanoate synthase, with amino-acid sequence MTGHLPTTPGSGPLAWLDQHARARTEAGLRRRLSPRPADPADGPWLDLAGNDYLGLSTDPRVLDGAAAALRTWGAGATGSRLVTGSTALHGELEAELAAFCGFADALVFSSGYTANLGVVTALTGPGSLIVSDAAAHASLVDACRLSRARVVVVPHGDVDAVDAALAARTETRALVVTDSVGSADGDLAPLTALHRVCRARGAVLLADEAHGLGVRGPGGRGLLAETGLAGADDVVATVTLSKALGSQGGAVLGPAAVTAHLVDSARSFIFDTGLAPAAAGAALAALRVLAAEPGRPAEVLHVAGVLAGACDAPVPVSAVVPVVLGEPGPAVDAAEACLRRGLRVGCFRPPSVPPGTSRMRLTARAGLTDAELSFAAGVLTEVLAAARTVVPA; translated from the coding sequence GTGACCGGCCACCTCCCGACGACGCCAGGATCCGGCCCGCTGGCCTGGCTCGACCAGCACGCCCGCGCCCGTACCGAGGCCGGTCTGCGCCGCAGGCTGTCCCCGCGACCGGCCGACCCCGCGGACGGGCCGTGGCTCGACCTCGCCGGCAACGACTACCTCGGGCTGTCCACCGACCCGCGGGTCCTCGACGGGGCCGCGGCGGCCCTGCGCACCTGGGGCGCGGGCGCCACCGGATCGCGCCTGGTCACCGGCTCGACCGCGCTGCACGGCGAGCTGGAGGCCGAGCTCGCCGCGTTCTGCGGGTTCGCCGACGCGCTGGTGTTCTCCTCGGGGTACACCGCCAACCTCGGAGTCGTCACCGCCCTCACCGGGCCCGGCTCCCTGATCGTCTCCGACGCCGCGGCACACGCCTCGCTGGTCGACGCGTGCCGGCTCTCCCGGGCCCGGGTGGTCGTCGTGCCGCACGGCGACGTCGACGCGGTCGACGCCGCGCTGGCGGCCCGCACCGAGACCCGCGCGCTCGTCGTCACCGACTCGGTCGGGTCCGCCGACGGCGACCTCGCCCCGCTCACGGCGCTGCACCGGGTCTGCCGCGCCCGCGGCGCGGTGCTGCTCGCCGACGAGGCGCACGGCCTCGGCGTGCGTGGTCCCGGCGGGCGCGGGCTGCTCGCCGAGACCGGGCTCGCCGGGGCCGACGACGTCGTCGCCACCGTCACGCTGTCCAAGGCGCTCGGCAGCCAGGGCGGCGCCGTCCTCGGCCCGGCCGCGGTCACCGCCCACCTGGTGGACTCGGCGCGCAGCTTCATCTTCGACACCGGCCTCGCCCCGGCCGCGGCCGGCGCGGCGCTCGCCGCGCTGCGGGTGCTCGCCGCCGAGCCCGGCCGGCCGGCCGAGGTGCTGCACGTCGCCGGGGTGCTGGCCGGGGCCTGCGACGCCCCGGTGCCGGTGTCCGCGGTCGTCCCGGTCGTGCTGGGCGAGCCCGGCCCCGCCGTCGATGCCGCCGAGGCCTGTCTGCGCCGCGGGCTGCGGGTGGGGTGCTTCCGCCCGCCGTCGGTCCCGCCGGGCACCTCCCGGATGCGCCTGACCGCCCGCGCCGGACTCACCGACGCCGAGCTGTCGTTCGCGGCCGGGGTGCTCACCGAGGTGCTGGCCGCGGCGCGGACGGTGGTCCCGGCATGA
- a CDS encoding SulP family inorganic anion transporter, with product MPAHSHSSTTRPTGDTSNTENGMQDHEHAPAESGRGEHSPPGGSWFGRTFPHARADLSASIVVFLVAVPLSLGIAVASGAPILAGLIAAVVGAVVAGLLGGSKLQVSGPAAGLTVIVAELVNTFGWQVTTLITAGAGILQIVFGLTRLSRFAQAIPPAVVHGMLAGIGATIALGQLNVVFGGQAQTGGVASITALPGAIANLSWPALLLGGIVIAIMLTWNRLPAKLTVVPAALVAIVTATVVSLAFTDVVRVQLGGSLLDALSLPTLPESNWGGVLFGMLTIALIASVESLLSAVAVERMRPGLRTDTDRELLGQGAANTVSGMIGGLPITGVIVRSAANVKAGAETRASAVLHGVWIALFAIVLIGVIELIPMAALAGLLVMMGVGLIKPADIRTARQHGELAIYLATLAGVVFLNLLEGVVIGLVLAGLMLLWRAVRSRPHLEQADDGHCELVVEGSLSFLAVPRLSRELNSVPRGCDVTVRLVTEYLDHAAYDHLLAWKARHEGTGGTVTVIEPEQARRTTAPGAGFLTWAEWQDRETEHDATGTLMAGVAAYHDHTCEAIRPTMTGLAEGQAPSAMMITCADSRVLPHVITHSGPGDVFTVQNVGNLVVGPGTAAAVEFATGTLDVPIVAVCGHSGCGAMKGLLAGATAGDSALATWLREARPVLRAYETGHPVAVAAAEDGFGEADQLAMVNVAMQLEMLRAQDSGAEVLGLFYDIRSARVLVLDEAAGRFVEPRADIGTDGSDLDRIAAGHGHGATAAARRLLKV from the coding sequence GTGCCCGCGCACAGTCACTCCAGCACCACCCGACCCACTGGCGACACCAGCAACACCGAGAACGGCATGCAGGACCACGAGCACGCCCCGGCCGAGTCCGGCCGTGGCGAGCACTCGCCGCCCGGCGGCTCCTGGTTCGGGCGCACGTTCCCGCACGCCCGGGCGGACCTGTCCGCCTCGATCGTCGTGTTCCTCGTGGCGGTGCCCCTCTCGCTGGGCATCGCCGTCGCCTCCGGCGCCCCGATCCTGGCCGGCCTCATCGCCGCCGTCGTCGGTGCCGTCGTCGCCGGTCTGCTCGGCGGCTCGAAGCTCCAGGTCTCCGGCCCCGCCGCGGGTCTGACCGTGATCGTCGCCGAGCTGGTCAACACCTTCGGCTGGCAGGTCACCACCCTGATCACCGCGGGCGCCGGCATCCTGCAGATCGTCTTCGGACTCACCCGGCTGTCCCGGTTCGCCCAGGCGATCCCGCCCGCCGTCGTGCACGGCATGCTCGCGGGCATCGGCGCCACCATCGCGCTGGGCCAGCTCAACGTCGTGTTCGGCGGCCAGGCCCAGACCGGTGGCGTCGCCTCGATCACCGCGCTGCCCGGCGCGATCGCGAACCTGTCCTGGCCCGCGCTGCTCCTCGGCGGCATCGTCATCGCGATCATGCTGACCTGGAACCGGCTGCCCGCGAAGCTGACCGTCGTCCCGGCCGCGCTCGTCGCGATCGTCACGGCCACGGTCGTCTCGCTCGCCTTCACCGACGTCGTCCGGGTGCAGCTGGGGGGCTCGCTCCTGGACGCCCTGTCGCTGCCCACGCTGCCCGAGTCGAACTGGGGCGGCGTGCTGTTCGGCATGCTGACGATCGCACTGATCGCGAGCGTCGAGTCGCTGCTGTCCGCCGTCGCCGTGGAGCGCATGCGCCCGGGCCTCCGCACCGACACAGACCGCGAGCTGCTCGGCCAGGGGGCGGCGAACACCGTGTCCGGCATGATCGGCGGTCTGCCGATCACCGGTGTGATCGTCCGCTCCGCCGCGAACGTCAAGGCCGGCGCCGAGACCCGCGCCTCGGCGGTCCTGCACGGCGTCTGGATCGCGCTGTTCGCGATCGTCCTGATCGGCGTCATCGAGCTCATCCCGATGGCCGCACTGGCGGGTCTGCTGGTCATGATGGGTGTCGGCCTGATCAAGCCCGCCGACATCCGCACCGCCCGGCAGCACGGTGAGCTGGCGATCTATCTCGCCACCCTGGCCGGCGTCGTGTTCCTCAACCTCCTCGAGGGCGTCGTCATCGGGCTTGTCCTGGCCGGGCTGATGCTGCTCTGGCGTGCCGTGCGGTCCCGCCCGCACCTGGAGCAGGCCGACGACGGCCACTGCGAGCTCGTCGTCGAGGGCTCGCTGAGCTTCCTCGCCGTGCCGCGCCTGTCGCGCGAGCTGAACTCGGTCCCGCGCGGCTGCGACGTCACCGTCCGGCTGGTCACCGAATACCTCGACCACGCCGCCTACGACCACCTGCTCGCCTGGAAGGCCCGCCACGAGGGCACCGGTGGCACCGTCACCGTCATCGAGCCCGAGCAGGCGCGCCGCACGACCGCGCCCGGCGCAGGCTTCCTGACCTGGGCCGAGTGGCAGGACCGGGAGACCGAGCACGACGCGACCGGGACCCTGATGGCCGGTGTCGCGGCCTACCACGACCACACCTGCGAGGCGATCCGCCCGACCATGACCGGGCTCGCCGAGGGGCAGGCCCCGTCCGCGATGATGATCACCTGCGCGGACTCCCGCGTGCTGCCGCACGTCATCACCCACAGCGGCCCGGGTGACGTGTTCACCGTGCAGAACGTCGGCAACCTGGTGGTCGGCCCGGGCACCGCGGCCGCGGTCGAGTTCGCCACCGGCACCCTGGACGTCCCGATCGTCGCCGTGTGCGGCCACTCCGGCTGCGGTGCGATGAAGGGACTGCTGGCGGGCGCCACCGCCGGGGACTCCGCACTCGCGACCTGGCTGCGCGAGGCACGGCCGGTGCTGCGGGCCTACGAGACCGGCCACCCGGTCGCCGTGGCCGCCGCGGAGGACGGCTTCGGCGAGGCCGACCAGCTGGCGATGGTGAACGTCGCGATGCAGCTGGAGATGCTGCGGGCGCAGGACTCCGGCGCCGAGGTGCTGGGCCTGTTCTACGACATCCGCAGCGCCCGTGTGCTCGTCCTCGACGAGGCGGCGGGCCGGTTCGTCGAGCCCCGCGCCGACATCGGGACCGACGGCTCGGACCTCGACCGGATCGCCGCCGGACACGGGCACGGAGCCACCGCCGCCGCCCGCCGGCTGCTGAAGGTCTGA
- the bioB gene encoding biotin synthase BioB: protein MTTARTDVLTVARDQVLDQGRGLTVSQVREVLDLPDDRLDDLLELAHEVRMRWCGPDVEVEGIISLKTGGCPEDCHFCSQSGLFASPVRSAWLDIPMLVEAAKQTAKTGATEFCIVAAVRGPDKRLMSQVAAGIAAIRDEVDINIACSLGMLTAEQVDELAAMGVHRYNHNLETARSHFPNVVTTHTWEERWATLRMVRAAGMEVCCGGIVGMGETLDQRAEFAGQLAELEPDEVPLNFLNPRPGTPFGDLEPMSGPDALRTVAAFRLALPRTILRFAGGREITLGDLGARKGLLGGINAVIVGNYLTTLGRPAESDIDLLGELEVPIKALNETL, encoded by the coding sequence ATGACGACCGCCAGGACCGACGTTCTCACCGTCGCGCGCGACCAGGTCCTCGACCAGGGCCGCGGCCTCACCGTCAGCCAGGTGCGCGAGGTGCTCGACCTGCCCGACGACCGTCTCGACGACCTGCTGGAGCTGGCCCACGAGGTGCGGATGCGCTGGTGCGGGCCCGACGTCGAGGTCGAGGGGATCATCTCGCTCAAGACCGGCGGGTGCCCCGAGGACTGCCACTTCTGCTCGCAGTCGGGTCTGTTCGCCTCGCCGGTGCGCTCTGCCTGGCTGGACATCCCGATGCTCGTCGAGGCCGCCAAGCAGACCGCGAAGACCGGGGCCACCGAGTTCTGCATCGTCGCGGCCGTCCGCGGCCCCGACAAACGGCTCATGTCCCAGGTCGCCGCCGGCATCGCGGCGATCCGGGACGAGGTCGACATCAACATCGCCTGCTCGCTGGGGATGCTCACGGCCGAGCAGGTCGACGAGCTCGCCGCGATGGGCGTGCACCGCTACAACCACAACCTCGAGACCGCCCGCAGCCACTTCCCCAACGTGGTCACCACCCACACCTGGGAAGAGCGCTGGGCCACCCTGCGCATGGTCCGCGCAGCCGGCATGGAGGTGTGCTGCGGCGGCATCGTCGGGATGGGGGAGACCCTGGACCAGCGCGCCGAGTTCGCCGGGCAGCTCGCCGAGCTGGAGCCCGACGAGGTGCCGCTGAACTTCCTCAACCCGCGCCCGGGCACCCCGTTCGGGGACCTGGAGCCGATGTCCGGGCCGGACGCGCTGCGTACCGTCGCCGCGTTCCGCCTGGCGCTGCCGCGCACGATCCTGCGCTTCGCCGGTGGCCGTGAGATCACCCTCGGTGACCTGGGCGCCCGCAAGGGTCTGCTCGGCGGGATCAACGCGGTGATCGTCGGGAACTACCTGACGACGCTGGGACGTCCGGCCGAGTCCGACATCGACCTGCTCGGCGAGCTGGAGGTGCCGATCAAGGCCCTCAACGAGACGCTGTGA
- a CDS encoding thioredoxin family protein produces MATVELTTDNFDDVVGAPGTTVLIDFWASWCGPCTQFSPVYDAASENHQDVTFGKVDTEAQQALAGAFGISSIPTVMAVRDGVVLYSEPGALPAEALEDLIGQVKAVDMDEVRAAVAEQEKQQGEAPQA; encoded by the coding sequence ATGGCCACCGTGGAACTGACCACCGACAACTTCGACGACGTCGTGGGCGCGCCCGGGACGACCGTGCTCATCGACTTCTGGGCGTCCTGGTGCGGGCCGTGCACCCAGTTCTCCCCCGTGTACGACGCCGCCTCCGAGAATCATCAGGACGTGACCTTCGGCAAGGTCGACACCGAGGCCCAGCAGGCGCTGGCCGGCGCGTTCGGGATCTCCTCGATCCCGACCGTGATGGCCGTCCGTGACGGTGTGGTGCTCTACTCCGAGCCGGGTGCGCTGCCCGCCGAGGCCCTCGAGGACCTCATCGGCCAGGTGAAGGCGGTCGACATGGACGAGGTCCGTGCCGCCGTCGCCGAGCAGGAGAAGCAGCAGGGCGAGGCGCCGCAGGCCTGA